Proteins encoded together in one Lysinibacillus sp. FSL K6-0232 window:
- a CDS encoding phosphate-starvation-inducible protein PsiE — protein MAKAAKTDAKITPERLEEALDVRDRLIIELLVQVLDEKLVIERPVLRERLGNLVDLSKHDAELKETLHAVINKL, from the coding sequence ATGGCAAAAGCTGCAAAAACTGATGCGAAAATTACACCAGAACGTTTAGAAGAAGCATTAGATGTTCGTGACCGTCTGATTATTGAATTACTTGTACAAGTGCTTGATGAAAAACTAGTAATTGAGCGTCCTGTATTACGTGAGCGTCTAGGAAATCTTGTGGACCTTTCTAAGCATGATGCAGAGTTAAAGGAAACACTTCACGCAGTTATTAATAAACTGTAA
- the psiE gene encoding phosphate-starvation-inducible protein PsiE gives MQQKSSTYSQLIQAIPKSLQLFLNVCLVLLALILSFLLFKELIEFLKILLFSKEGGDYKLFLANILIFFLYFEFITMIIKYFKENYHFPLRYFIYIGITAMIRLIIVEHAHPLNTLIYSLIILILIISYFIINITPLERPLRSSIFTKKEH, from the coding sequence ATGCAGCAAAAAAGCTCAACTTATTCACAGCTTATACAGGCGATTCCTAAATCGCTACAGCTATTTTTGAATGTGTGCCTTGTACTATTAGCACTCATTCTATCCTTTTTGCTATTTAAAGAGCTGATTGAGTTTCTTAAAATATTACTATTTTCTAAGGAAGGTGGCGATTATAAGCTATTCCTTGCCAATATTCTTATTTTCTTTTTATACTTTGAATTTATCACAATGATTATTAAATATTTTAAAGAGAATTACCATTTCCCGCTTCGTTATTTTATTTACATTGGTATTACAGCAATGATTCGATTAATTATTGTTGAGCACGCCCACCCTCTAAACACTTTAATTTACTCATTGATTATTCTTATACTGATTATTAGTTATTTTATTATTAATATTACACCACTGGAAAGACCGCTTCGTTCATCAATTTTTACAAAAAAAGAGCATTAG
- a CDS encoding fused response regulator/phosphatase, translating into MTILLVDDNQVNLFVIEKILKNAGYTNCVSLASAYELFDYLHLDAQNTVDLILLDIMMPEIDGIEACRRIKQHEKFKDIPIIFVTALEDKNKLAEALDIGGVDYITKPINKTELLARIRVALRLKTELDWHKQHEKKITYELDLATHVQRSLLSPPLDEKDIRIEVSYLPCSNLAGDMYYWHKIDDHRYAIILLDMMGHGISAALVCMFISSVLREAVKQLNDPELVIKDLNRYMTLLQDGKEHQLYYFTAIYLVIDTKQKTVEYINAGHPAGYALIDEKTCIPLNQGSCAVGFFDEIEVTKQYIQYEQDIQIVLFTDGVLEAMGPCEIEAEKHLQALASSKWNYSQSLIDNLLPQEQQENQPDDMCVLMIQATS; encoded by the coding sequence ATGACCATTCTTCTAGTAGATGACAATCAGGTTAATTTATTTGTCATTGAAAAAATATTAAAAAACGCAGGCTATACAAACTGTGTTTCTTTGGCATCTGCTTATGAGTTATTCGATTATTTACATTTAGATGCACAAAATACAGTAGATTTAATTTTATTAGATATTATGATGCCAGAAATAGACGGAATTGAAGCCTGCAGACGCATTAAGCAACATGAAAAGTTCAAAGACATTCCCATTATATTTGTGACTGCACTTGAGGATAAAAACAAGCTTGCTGAAGCACTGGATATTGGTGGTGTAGATTATATTACAAAACCGATTAACAAAACGGAGCTGCTTGCTAGAATTCGTGTGGCTCTACGTTTAAAAACAGAGCTAGATTGGCATAAACAACATGAAAAGAAGATCACCTATGAATTAGATTTAGCTACACATGTACAAAGAAGCTTACTTAGTCCTCCATTAGATGAAAAGGATATTCGTATAGAAGTTTCATATTTGCCATGCTCTAATTTAGCAGGAGATATGTATTATTGGCATAAAATAGATGACCATCGGTATGCTATTATTTTATTAGATATGATGGGACACGGTATATCTGCAGCGCTTGTTTGTATGTTTATTTCCTCGGTATTAAGGGAGGCTGTGAAACAATTAAATGACCCAGAGCTTGTCATTAAGGACTTAAATCGTTATATGACCCTTTTACAAGATGGCAAGGAACATCAGCTTTATTATTTCACAGCTATTTATTTAGTGATTGATACAAAACAAAAAACAGTCGAATACATAAATGCTGGTCATCCTGCTGGATATGCACTGATTGATGAAAAAACATGTATTCCATTAAATCAAGGTAGCTGTGCAGTTGGCTTTTTTGATGAAATTGAAGTAACAAAGCAATATATTCAATATGAGCAGGATATTCAAATTGTCTTGTTTACAGATGGCGTGTTAGAAGCAATGGGACCATGTGAAATAGAGGCTGAAAAACATTTGCAAGCGCTCGCATCCTCTAAATGGAATTATTCACAAAGCTTAATTGATAATTTATTACCACAGGAACAACAAGAAAATCAGCCTGATGATATGTGTGTATTAATGATTCAAGCTACTTCTTAA
- a CDS encoding CheR family methyltransferase translates to MEQFQPLEHAKSLNKQTNLEIDLLLEAIYRLSGFDFRQYNRSSISRRIHNRMRINNIPTISRVQEQAIYDTAFLEQLLNDFSINVTEMFRNPSFFKAFREKVIPALRQYPEIRIWHAGCATGEEVYSMAILLQEEGLMERAVMYATDMNEQVLEKAKKGAFPIQKMQAYTKNYMLAGGTHAFSEYYKTDYQYAYFHPALLKNIIFAQHNLVTDQSFNEFHVILCRNVLIYFSPQLQSHVHHLFAESLSDKGFLCLGDKEALPFEGVTSKYIELASNERIYQKIHFANR, encoded by the coding sequence ATGGAGCAATTTCAGCCTTTAGAGCATGCAAAGAGCTTAAATAAGCAAACAAATTTAGAAATTGATTTGTTACTGGAGGCTATCTATCGTTTATCAGGCTTTGATTTTCGACAATATAATCGTTCATCCATTTCGCGAAGAATCCATAATAGGATGAGAATTAATAATATCCCAACGATTTCCCGTGTACAGGAGCAGGCTATTTATGATACAGCATTTTTAGAGCAGCTATTAAATGATTTTTCAATAAATGTAACGGAAATGTTTCGCAACCCTAGCTTTTTTAAAGCCTTTCGAGAGAAGGTTATTCCAGCCTTACGACAATATCCTGAAATCCGTATATGGCATGCTGGTTGTGCAACAGGTGAGGAAGTATACTCAATGGCTATTTTGCTGCAAGAAGAAGGGCTGATGGAAAGGGCAGTAATGTATGCAACGGATATGAATGAGCAGGTTTTAGAAAAGGCGAAGAAAGGTGCTTTCCCCATTCAGAAAATGCAGGCATATACAAAAAACTATATGCTTGCTGGGGGAACGCATGCTTTTTCTGAATACTATAAAACAGATTATCAATATGCCTATTTTCATCCAGCATTATTGAAAAATATTATTTTTGCTCAGCATAATTTAGTTACAGATCAATCATTTAATGAGTTTCATGTTATTTTATGTCGAAATGTATTAATTTATTTTTCACCACAGCTACAAAGCCATGTGCATCATTTATTTGCTGAAAGCCTAAGCGATAAAGGGTTTTTATGTTTAGGTGATAAAGAAGCATTGCCATTTGAAGGAGTTACTTCAAAGTATATAGAGCTTGCATCCAATGAAAGAATTTATCAAAAAATCCACTTTGCTAATAGGTAA
- a CDS encoding ATP-binding protein — MLNRLKLGIRSKITLGYIVIILCLLAAVIILNHQITSLQEERNYIIEYDSKVQALTNNIEKYVLDMESSQRAFIITGDPSYLEPYDNAAESWKLDINNLYLQIKGRPTQKEKLQEIEETIEHWIEHSGNPTIQFTKDNDTAALNEFFKVDNGRQDIEKMRKLFDSFRSTENVYTQTKAHQLDKQNSQLTVGLFGILIAISAISILIASGISRSIVKTIAEVTQTIQEIAATKGNFKRRIHVKTNDEVKSLADATNILLESVEKREWLQTNVADIVKKYQGISALTGLAETFLSEVAQKTEAALGALYIREEVEDQVQFMKKAAFADGGHSVGINSFKLGQGLIGQCALEKKILFYDTIPQDYRVIQTGLVEVKPQNILLVPIIFENEAIAVVELATMTSFNHLQQELVKQVIETFGLTINSVLGRMEIVRLLNESRAMTEELQVQSEELQTQSEELQMQTEELTMINEQLEERTKEAESKSRELEKAKTELEKTAEQLIVNSNYKSEFLANMSHELRTPLNSILILSEMLAENSQNNLTDEEAEFARVIHSSGEDLLALINDILDLSKVEAGKLDIIFNEVNMNEIPAQMEHTFAPVAMKKNLAFHITKADNVVDVFHTDEKRFHQILKNLLSNAFKFTESGSVTLAIQQLTQQQLTSNMQEISNDWLEITVSDTGIGISKDKHQLIFESFQQADGATVRKYGGTGLGLSICKEFAKLLGGWITLQSEEGQGSSFTVTLPSLPNGIEEEQCQQLAMNEVVATAKQADIIAEQPLANEEIAQHEIEVFQGKNILIVDDDHRNIYALKTTLEKRGMNILIAKDGLECIEMVQTNHHIDLILMDIMMPNMDGYEAMSIIRQQMKQTDLPIIALTAKAMKNDRDKALEAGASDYISKPLNLEQLLSVLRVWLVSKGSL; from the coding sequence ATGTTGAATAGGCTAAAACTAGGAATACGCTCCAAAATTACATTAGGTTATATCGTTATAATTCTTTGTCTGCTTGCAGCCGTTATTATATTAAATCATCAAATTACCTCTTTGCAGGAGGAAAGAAATTATATTATTGAATATGATTCAAAGGTTCAAGCGCTTACGAATAATATCGAAAAATATGTATTAGATATGGAATCCAGTCAGCGAGCTTTTATTATTACAGGTGATCCAAGCTATCTTGAGCCTTATGATAATGCAGCAGAAAGTTGGAAATTGGATATTAATAATCTGTATTTACAAATAAAAGGTAGGCCAACTCAAAAGGAAAAATTACAAGAAATAGAAGAAACAATTGAACATTGGATTGAACATTCAGGTAATCCAACGATTCAATTTACAAAGGATAATGATACAGCAGCATTAAATGAATTTTTTAAAGTGGATAATGGGCGTCAGGATATTGAAAAAATGCGTAAGCTATTTGACTCCTTCCGTTCTACTGAAAATGTCTATACACAAACAAAAGCTCATCAATTAGATAAGCAAAATAGTCAGTTAACGGTCGGCTTATTTGGTATTTTAATAGCTATTTCTGCGATCTCTATTCTTATCGCAAGTGGAATTTCTCGCTCGATTGTGAAAACTATCGCAGAGGTCACGCAAACAATTCAAGAAATTGCCGCAACAAAGGGAAACTTCAAAAGACGTATTCATGTAAAGACGAATGATGAAGTGAAGAGTCTTGCAGATGCAACAAATATACTTTTAGAGTCCGTTGAAAAACGAGAATGGCTTCAAACAAATGTTGCAGATATTGTGAAGAAATATCAAGGTATTTCAGCACTTACAGGATTGGCTGAAACCTTTCTATCAGAGGTAGCACAAAAAACAGAGGCCGCTCTTGGTGCATTATATATCCGAGAGGAAGTGGAGGATCAAGTACAGTTTATGAAAAAAGCTGCTTTTGCTGATGGGGGGCATAGTGTTGGTATAAACAGCTTCAAACTGGGACAGGGATTAATTGGTCAATGTGCGTTAGAAAAAAAGATATTATTTTATGATACTATTCCGCAAGACTACCGTGTCATTCAAACAGGATTAGTAGAAGTAAAGCCTCAAAATATTTTGCTTGTCCCAATTATTTTTGAAAATGAAGCAATTGCTGTTGTTGAATTAGCTACAATGACGAGCTTTAATCATTTGCAGCAGGAATTAGTGAAGCAAGTTATCGAAACTTTTGGCTTAACGATTAATAGTGTTTTAGGACGCATGGAAATTGTTCGTTTATTAAATGAATCAAGAGCAATGACTGAGGAGTTACAGGTTCAATCAGAGGAGCTTCAAACACAATCTGAGGAATTACAAATGCAGACGGAAGAGCTCACAATGATTAATGAACAGCTTGAGGAACGAACAAAAGAGGCAGAATCCAAGTCAAGAGAGCTAGAAAAGGCGAAGACGGAATTAGAAAAAACTGCAGAACAGCTTATTGTAAATTCCAATTATAAATCTGAATTTTTAGCAAATATGTCGCATGAATTACGAACACCTTTAAACAGCATTTTGATTTTATCAGAAATGTTGGCAGAAAATAGTCAAAACAATTTAACAGATGAGGAAGCAGAATTTGCAAGAGTTATTCATTCTTCTGGTGAGGATTTGCTGGCATTAATCAATGATATATTAGATTTATCAAAGGTTGAGGCAGGTAAGCTTGATATTATTTTTAATGAGGTAAATATGAATGAGATACCTGCACAGATGGAGCATACATTTGCACCTGTTGCAATGAAGAAAAACCTAGCTTTCCATATTACAAAGGCAGATAATGTGGTGGATGTGTTCCATACAGATGAAAAACGATTCCATCAAATATTAAAAAATCTATTATCAAACGCGTTTAAATTTACCGAGAGTGGTTCTGTTACATTAGCGATTCAGCAGCTTACACAGCAACAGCTAACAAGCAATATGCAAGAGATTAGTAATGATTGGCTAGAAATTACTGTGTCTGATACGGGCATCGGTATTTCTAAAGATAAGCACCAGCTTATTTTTGAATCATTCCAGCAGGCTGATGGAGCCACTGTTCGGAAATATGGAGGCACGGGGCTTGGCTTATCGATTTGTAAGGAGTTTGCCAAATTACTTGGTGGCTGGATTACACTTCAAAGTGAAGAGGGACAGGGCAGTAGCTTTACAGTAACGCTTCCAAGCCTACCAAATGGAATCGAGGAGGAGCAGTGTCAGCAGCTTGCGATGAATGAGGTTGTAGCTACAGCAAAGCAGGCTGACATAATAGCGGAACAGCCATTAGCAAACGAAGAAATAGCCCAGCATGAGATAGAGGTTTTTCAAGGGAAAAATATTTTAATTGTGGATGATGATCATCGCAATATTTATGCACTGAAAACAACGCTTGAAAAAAGAGGCATGAATATTCTTATTGCAAAAGATGGGCTTGAGTGTATAGAAATGGTACAGACTAACCATCATATTGACTTGATTCTTATGGATATTATGATGCCAAATATGGATGGCTATGAAGCAATGTCGATTATTCGACAGCAAATGAAACAAACAGATTTGCCAATTATCGCCTTGACAGCAAAGGCAATGAAAAATGATCGTGATAAAGCATTAGAGGCTGGCGCATCCGATTATATTAGTAAGCCATTAAATTTAGAGCAATTACTATCGGTATTAAGAGTATGGCTAGTATCGAAGGGGAGTTTATAA